In Leptolyngbya sp. CCY15150, one DNA window encodes the following:
- a CDS encoding diguanylate cyclase, producing the protein MATLSKALFLSMTQHPKVSADLVAQDSLQDKELDSCSVVQTELDRLVGLAADLCQRPIALITFCQGDRLCLVAQQGWPITSYNQTPHSLVFDGHVQRKAEPLHIEDASNEPQFYRLPHIASRPYLRAYTGIPLIGDRLGLMGVLSVLDTQPQPASPRVMELLRILSHEIVGLVGDRPAEPTWRIPPAAQQSRPMQALVPSPVLTDVKQQNLYLRLLQHLNYELQLGASIRKAGPLIAQVLPQLFPDSSGWVLLCDGDCQVFKSLALWGNTAYRSDCLLAKHCWAVQSPPKNLEESTQACTTCRDASQRWVHCCLPLRVADQTIGVLSLRFPHIGALQPDVRQRAEMVASHLALSLSTLQRLEALEQENLLDPLTGLYNRRYMTKMLADMLHRASHGNVSVAIIMVDIDYFKRFNDTYGHLAGDQVLRDFSVFLKGFIRSTDIACRYGGEEFLLLLSNANQATAYRRAERLRHDTRYLTMKYQGKSLGNITVSAGVATFPDHAKTGNALIWAADMALYRAKSSGRDRVVLADASDCPPPKEP; encoded by the coding sequence TTGGCTACATTGAGCAAGGCTCTTTTCCTCTCCATGACGCAACATCCCAAGGTAAGTGCAGACTTAGTCGCGCAAGACAGTCTGCAGGACAAAGAGTTGGATAGCTGTTCTGTTGTGCAGACCGAGCTAGATCGGCTGGTGGGCTTGGCAGCAGACCTCTGTCAACGCCCCATTGCCCTGATCACCTTTTGCCAAGGCGATCGCCTTTGCCTGGTTGCGCAACAGGGTTGGCCTATCACGTCTTATAACCAGACACCCCACTCTCTGGTCTTTGATGGTCATGTGCAGAGGAAGGCCGAGCCGTTGCACATTGAAGATGCTTCAAACGAACCTCAATTTTATCGGCTGCCCCACATTGCTAGCAGGCCCTACCTACGTGCCTACACCGGCATTCCACTCATAGGCGATCGCTTAGGGCTCATGGGCGTCCTGTCGGTGCTCGATACCCAGCCCCAGCCCGCCTCACCTCGGGTGATGGAACTGTTGCGCATCCTCAGCCATGAAATTGTGGGACTGGTGGGCGATCGCCCCGCAGAACCCACCTGGCGAATTCCCCCGGCCGCTCAGCAGTCGCGGCCGATGCAAGCCTTAGTGCCCTCGCCGGTGTTAACCGACGTCAAGCAACAAAATCTATACCTACGGCTTCTACAGCACCTAAACTATGAGCTGCAGCTAGGCGCATCCATCCGCAAAGCTGGCCCTTTGATTGCGCAAGTGTTGCCCCAACTGTTTCCCGACAGTAGCGGCTGGGTGTTGTTGTGTGATGGCGATTGCCAAGTGTTTAAGTCCCTAGCCCTTTGGGGAAATACGGCTTACCGCAGCGATTGTCTACTAGCCAAGCACTGCTGGGCTGTTCAATCTCCCCCCAAAAATCTAGAAGAAAGCACCCAAGCCTGTACAACCTGCCGTGATGCCTCCCAGCGATGGGTTCATTGTTGCTTGCCGCTGCGGGTGGCAGATCAGACCATCGGCGTTTTATCCTTACGCTTTCCCCACATAGGGGCCCTGCAGCCGGATGTACGCCAGCGGGCCGAGATGGTGGCCAGCCACCTAGCGCTGTCGCTGTCAACCCTGCAACGATTGGAGGCCCTAGAACAGGAAAACCTGCTGGATCCGCTGACAGGGCTCTACAACCGCCGCTATATGACCAAAATGTTGGCTGATATGCTGCACCGAGCCAGCCATGGCAACGTTTCTGTCGCCATCATTATGGTGGATATTGATTATTTCAAACGCTTTAACGATACCTACGGGCACCTGGCAGGCGACCAAGTTCTACGAGACTTTAGCGTGTTTCTCAAGGGATTTATCCGCAGTACAGACATTGCCTGTCGCTATGGCGGGGAAGAGTTTTTGCTGTTGTTATCGAACGCTAATCAAGCAACGGCCTACCGACGAGCAGAGCGCTTACGCCACGATACTCGCTATCTCACCATGAAGTATCAAGGTAAATCCCTAGGGAATATTACCGTGTCGGCTGGAGTGGCCACCTTTCCTGACCATGCCAAAACCGGTAATGCGTTGATCTGGGCGGCCGACATGGCCCTATACCGGGCCAAATCGTCTGGGCGCGATCGCGTAGTTTTAGCCGATGCCTCAGATTGTCCTCCCCCCAAGGAGCCGTAG